The following coding sequences are from one Methanococcoides orientis window:
- a CDS encoding desulfoferrodoxin family protein, which translates to MEFADIIRSDDTNNVEDRSKERHIPIIEVLRNYNDTGKEYIRVVVGENAIHPNTPEHHIEYIELYGRTKMMDTVTIGRVTFGPGVKPDAIFGLVNFGKYREFCAIAYCNVHGPWQNCIEIREQLRLTAGCRREKCLQEGFGV; encoded by the coding sequence ATGGAATTTGCTGATATCATAAGATCTGATGATACAAACAATGTCGAAGACCGCTCAAAAGAAAGGCACATCCCCATTATTGAAGTACTCAGGAATTACAACGACACCGGGAAGGAATACATTCGTGTCGTTGTGGGGGAAAATGCAATACATCCGAACACTCCTGAGCACCATATCGAATATATTGAGCTTTATGGGCGCACCAAAATGATGGACACTGTCACTATCGGAAGAGTAACCTTTGGTCCGGGAGTAAAACCGGATGCTATTTTCGGGCTTGTGAATTTCGGTAAGTACCGGGAATTCTGTGCTATCGCCTATTGCAATGTTCACGGGCCCTGGCAAAACTGTATCGAGATCCGTGAACAACTCAGGCTGACGGCAGGTTGCAGAAGGGAAAAGTGTTTGCAGGAAGGTTTCGGGGTATAA